From the Bombus affinis isolate iyBomAffi1 chromosome 4, iyBomAffi1.2, whole genome shotgun sequence genome, the window ACTGAACGCAAGAGACGCGCAAAGTATGGCTTCTAGAATAGTTTAATGCGGCCTTGCAGACCGTAATGTAATCAGCGCGTGACGTCATTGTACCTACTCCCTAGTTGTGCGAGGATCGAATCGCGAAATATACCTTGAGGACGAGTGTACCGGAGACGTACGCGAAGCTGGCGAATCGTGCCGTTCGATCTCTTCGGTATATCTCGGTACATATATTTCTTCGATTCGATTTCGTATTCGTATCTTCGCGTCTGTGTTCGTTCTCGTATCTTCGGTAAAATGGTCCTCGTCTTCGCGGAATCGTAAGGGAGCAGCGACGTTGTTCTCTCGTAAGTATAAGCCACATGGTCGAGTGAAACGGAGAACGAAAATGTATCAACGTTTCTCGTTTAGTTTCGTTTCTGATATAATGCTTGTTTCGAGTACCGCGATCAGTTCCCCGACTCGACGTTCGAACCTTTTAACGCGTAAACTTACTCAGGATTTCTAAGCTTCCTCGATGTCGCTGTTACAGTTAGGTGACATCGTCGAAAGCACCCGATACGAAGGATATTAATCGATGTTGTAGATTTTCGATTCCGTGACTCCAGTACGCAAACACTGTCTCGACCGAACGTTGCACGATCATTCACCGCAGCCATTATTTAATAAACTCCAAGGCTAGTCaacttttgctctacgcgagagAACGTTCGTGTTGCTTTCGAGACGGCCGATATTCGACACACGGCGGACGAACCGACTATTTCTACGTGTCTCTTTACAGATATCCGCCAATCGTATCGATTCCAGACTACAGCGTCTTTCGATGTAGctctataaataaaattttgggAAGATATCTTGCGAAACAACGACCGACGATCGCGCAATAAATCgaggaaattttgaaatttcggtTGCTGGCCCTTCGCATCGCCGTTTTTAACTAGATCGAAGAGTTTCGGTGCGAAAGGATTCGTGTCATTGTCACGGCACGAGACCTCGCTTCTGGAGATCGGTGTGCGGCACTCAGTGACCTCCTTTTGCATGTATTACAGGGGTGCTGGAGATGGCGGCCACAGAGAGCACGATCCGTTTCAGCGGCCATACATTGGACAAAGCTACAAAGGCCAaggtaatttctttctttctctcgcgGACAATCTCGCTTTTCGTTTTTCATTCGTCGTATTTCTTATCCTTGCGTAGTAAATTTCAAACGGTTGTAAATCAATGTTTGGACGATGCGTACAGATATTTGTAGGAAAAAGGCACGCTAACCATGGCATTTTCATTTACATTGCCCTAGTAAGAGATTGTTTAACCCATTTTTCGGTATATGCGAACCATGCACGTACGTggatagtttgctttttctatCAACATTTATATGCTTTTGGCTTTAGGTAACGTTGGAGAATTACTACAGTAATCTGATAGCTCAGCACATCGAGCGAAAGCAAAGGCTCGCGAAATTAGAGGAATCGTTGAAAGACGAAGGTCTGTCGGAACAACAGAAGCAGGAGAAACGGTTGCAGCATGCTCAGAAAGAAACTGAGTTTCTTCGTTTGAAACGTTCCCGACTTGGCGTCGAAGATTTCGAGCCTCTCAAAGTTATCGGCAGAGGTGCTTTCGGAGAGGTAAATTTGCGTTGCAGAAACCtggataataaattaattaagatGTTACCGTGATCGAGAAACTGTTCCTCTCTAAAAGAAACGCGTAGAACGCGAACGATTTTTAAAGGCGATCTTCTCTGTTTGTAATCTTGTTGTCGTTGTGTATCGAACAGGTAAGACTCGTGCAAAAGAAGGATACCGGGCACGTgtatgcgatgaaaattttaagaAAAGCCGACATGCTGGAAAAAGAGCAAGTGGCGCACGTCAGGGCGGAAAGAGACGTCCTAGTGGAAGCGGATCATCAATGGGTCGTAAAAATGTATTATAGTTTTCAAGAtcctataaatttatatttaatcatGGAGTTTCTTCCAGGCGgtaagctttcatttcaattatAGTTTTCGCGCTAGTATACGCTTTTACTTGttgttttttctctcttttgtcTCGTTGCCTTCTCTTTCTTACAAATCATTGCTACAAGACGTACATACTCCTCGATTTCATTAcataattcaattacgataaaTATTTGCAACCATTTCCTATTTTACGTTAAATTACGATTAGTATGCCGATCGTTGCACCTTATCACGTATATTTATACGAAACAACAGAATCATCGAAACACGTGTGTTCTTGCAGGTGACATGATGACGTTGCTGATGAAGAAAGATACGCTTTCCGAAGAGTGCacgcaattttatatttcggaGACAGCGTTAGCGATCGACTCTATACATAAACTGGGATTTATTCATAGGTAAAATGCAGAGTTACGAGAACTAATGGAAGTAACGATTCGAAGCGATGTAGCTAGAGACTTACCGGTATAATGTCCCTTTTTTCAGAGATATCAAACCGGACAATCTGTTATTGGATGCACGAGGTCATATAAAACTCTCTGATTTTGGATTATGCACGGGTCTGAAAAAGTCCCATAGAACCGATTTCTACAGAGATCTCAGCCAAGCAAAGCCTTCGGATTTCAGTACGCCTCTTTTTCtacctttccttttcttcttattCTTATTCTTCTTATTCAAAATACCACCGTTTAACCGTTTTGTTACAGTGACATCGTGCGGAAGCGGAAGTGGCGGCGCGATGGATAGTAAAAGAAGAGCAGAAAGCTGGAAAAGAAATAGGAGAGCTTTGGCTTACAGTACAGTAGGAACACCCGATTACATAGCTCCGGAAGTATTTTTACAAACAGGTTATGGACCTGCTTGTGACTGTTGGTCCTTGGGAGTTATCATGTACGAGATGCTCATAGGTACTGAAGCTTCTGCTCCCGTAAATGCACGATATTTCCGATCTTAGCAAGAAGAACGCGTATATCGCTTGTTTTTCGTATTTTCTACAGAATTTTATCGATAACTTTCGTCTTTACTTCAGGATATCCTCCGTTCTGCAGTGAAAATCCCCAAGAAACTTACCGGAAGGTTATGAATTGGAGGGAAACCTTAGTTTTTCCACCAGAAGTTCCCATTAGCGAGGAAG encodes:
- the LOC126915084 gene encoding serine/threonine-protein kinase tricornered isoform X6 → MGVAEDETPSSLTSHPNPNVNNSNQEGVLEMAATESTIRFSGHTLDKATKAKVTLENYYSNLIAQHIERKQRLAKLEESLKDEGLSEQQKQEKRLQHAQKETEFLRLKRSRLGVEDFEPLKVIGRGAFGEVRLVQKKDTGHVYAMKILRKADMLEKEQVAHVRAERDVLVEADHQWVVKMYYSFQDPINLYLIMEFLPGGDMMTLLMKKDTLSEECTQFYISETALAIDSIHKLGFIHRDIKPDNLLLDARGHIKLSDFGLCTGLKKSHRTDFYRDLSQAKPSDFMTSCGSGSGGAMDSKRRAESWKRNRRALAYSTVGTPDYIAPEVFLQTGYGPACDCWSLGVIMYEMLIGYPPFCSENPQETYRKVMNWRETLVFPPEVPISEEAKDTIIRFCCEADRRLGAQRGIEELKLAPFFRGVDWEHIRERPAAIPVEVRSIDDTSNFDEFPDVKLEIPSAPMPQDGEVIYKDWVFINYTFKRFEGLTQRGTPTKK
- the LOC126915084 gene encoding serine/threonine-protein kinase tricornered isoform X3 — its product is MCEEATEVETHHQQTAATTMGVAEDETPSSLTSHPNPNVNNSNQEGVLEMAATESTIRFSGHTLDKATKAKVTLENYYSNLIAQHIERKQRLAKLEESLKDEGLSEQQKQEKRLQHAQKETEFLRLKRSRLGVEDFEPLKVIGRGAFGEVRLVQKKDTGHVYAMKILRKADMLEKEQVAHVRAERDVLVEADHQWVVKMYYSFQDPINLYLIMEFLPGGDMMTLLMKKDTLSEECTQFYISETALAIDSIHKLGFIHRDIKPDNLLLDARGHIKLSDFGLCTGLKKSHRTDFYRDLSQAKPSDFMTSCGSGSGGAMDSKRRAESWKRNRRALAYSTVGTPDYIAPEVFLQTGYGPACDCWSLGVIMYEMLIGYPPFCSENPQETYRKVMNWRETLVFPPEVPISEEAKDTIIRFCCEADRRLGAQRGIEELKLAPFFRGVDWEHIRERPAAIPVEVRSIDDTSNFDEFPDVKLEIPSAPMPQDGEVIYKDWVFINYTFKRFEGLTQRGTPTKK
- the LOC126915084 gene encoding serine/threonine-protein kinase tricornered isoform X2, with protein sequence MCGGLTQIFPSFFFVRVQRSRERCEEATEVETHHQQTAATTMGVAEDETPSSLTSHPNPNVNNSNQEGVLEMAATESTIRFSGHTLDKATKAKVTLENYYSNLIAQHIERKQRLAKLEESLKDEGLSEQQKQEKRLQHAQKETEFLRLKRSRLGVEDFEPLKVIGRGAFGEVRLVQKKDTGHVYAMKILRKADMLEKEQVAHVRAERDVLVEADHQWVVKMYYSFQDPINLYLIMEFLPGGDMMTLLMKKDTLSEECTQFYISETALAIDSIHKLGFIHRDIKPDNLLLDARGHIKLSDFGLCTGLKKSHRTDFYRDLSQAKPSDFMTSCGSGSGGAMDSKRRAESWKRNRRALAYSTVGTPDYIAPEVFLQTGYGPACDCWSLGVIMYEMLIGYPPFCSENPQETYRKVMNWRETLVFPPEVPISEEAKDTIIRFCCEADRRLGAQRGIEELKLAPFFRGVDWEHIRERPAAIPVEVRSIDDTSNFDEFPDVKLEIPSAPMPQDGEVIYKDWVFINYTFKRFEGLTQRGTPTKK
- the LOC126915084 gene encoding serine/threonine-protein kinase tricornered isoform X1; the protein is MTFPFCGIVFRSSDERTRQMPVASEDWVPHPAKITSSITTVKGTTIQSTTTAWMSPYSRASPSERPTSNNNNNNGVVILEGCRPPAATTARRFLRWFSRLGQPPIGKSGVLEMAATESTIRFSGHTLDKATKAKVTLENYYSNLIAQHIERKQRLAKLEESLKDEGLSEQQKQEKRLQHAQKETEFLRLKRSRLGVEDFEPLKVIGRGAFGEVRLVQKKDTGHVYAMKILRKADMLEKEQVAHVRAERDVLVEADHQWVVKMYYSFQDPINLYLIMEFLPGGDMMTLLMKKDTLSEECTQFYISETALAIDSIHKLGFIHRDIKPDNLLLDARGHIKLSDFGLCTGLKKSHRTDFYRDLSQAKPSDFMTSCGSGSGGAMDSKRRAESWKRNRRALAYSTVGTPDYIAPEVFLQTGYGPACDCWSLGVIMYEMLIGYPPFCSENPQETYRKVMNWRETLVFPPEVPISEEAKDTIIRFCCEADRRLGAQRGIEELKLAPFFRGVDWEHIRERPAAIPVEVRSIDDTSNFDEFPDVKLEIPSAPMPQDGEVIYKDWVFINYTFKRFEGLTQRGTPTKK
- the LOC126915084 gene encoding serine/threonine-protein kinase tricornered isoform X5, coding for MYNSELFKTVWTKIGQMCSYITCAKSYLSGVLEMAATESTIRFSGHTLDKATKAKVTLENYYSNLIAQHIERKQRLAKLEESLKDEGLSEQQKQEKRLQHAQKETEFLRLKRSRLGVEDFEPLKVIGRGAFGEVRLVQKKDTGHVYAMKILRKADMLEKEQVAHVRAERDVLVEADHQWVVKMYYSFQDPINLYLIMEFLPGGDMMTLLMKKDTLSEECTQFYISETALAIDSIHKLGFIHRDIKPDNLLLDARGHIKLSDFGLCTGLKKSHRTDFYRDLSQAKPSDFMTSCGSGSGGAMDSKRRAESWKRNRRALAYSTVGTPDYIAPEVFLQTGYGPACDCWSLGVIMYEMLIGYPPFCSENPQETYRKVMNWRETLVFPPEVPISEEAKDTIIRFCCEADRRLGAQRGIEELKLAPFFRGVDWEHIRERPAAIPVEVRSIDDTSNFDEFPDVKLEIPSAPMPQDGEVIYKDWVFINYTFKRFEGLTQRGTPTKK
- the LOC126915084 gene encoding serine/threonine-protein kinase tricornered isoform X8, translating into MLQYFYDGVLEMAATESTIRFSGHTLDKATKAKVTLENYYSNLIAQHIERKQRLAKLEESLKDEGLSEQQKQEKRLQHAQKETEFLRLKRSRLGVEDFEPLKVIGRGAFGEVRLVQKKDTGHVYAMKILRKADMLEKEQVAHVRAERDVLVEADHQWVVKMYYSFQDPINLYLIMEFLPGGDMMTLLMKKDTLSEECTQFYISETALAIDSIHKLGFIHRDIKPDNLLLDARGHIKLSDFGLCTGLKKSHRTDFYRDLSQAKPSDFMTSCGSGSGGAMDSKRRAESWKRNRRALAYSTVGTPDYIAPEVFLQTGYGPACDCWSLGVIMYEMLIGYPPFCSENPQETYRKVMNWRETLVFPPEVPISEEAKDTIIRFCCEADRRLGAQRGIEELKLAPFFRGVDWEHIRERPAAIPVEVRSIDDTSNFDEFPDVKLEIPSAPMPQDGEVIYKDWVFINYTFKRFEGLTQRGTPTKK
- the LOC126915084 gene encoding serine/threonine-protein kinase tricornered isoform X7; translation: METKRWSLDGGVLEMAATESTIRFSGHTLDKATKAKVTLENYYSNLIAQHIERKQRLAKLEESLKDEGLSEQQKQEKRLQHAQKETEFLRLKRSRLGVEDFEPLKVIGRGAFGEVRLVQKKDTGHVYAMKILRKADMLEKEQVAHVRAERDVLVEADHQWVVKMYYSFQDPINLYLIMEFLPGGDMMTLLMKKDTLSEECTQFYISETALAIDSIHKLGFIHRDIKPDNLLLDARGHIKLSDFGLCTGLKKSHRTDFYRDLSQAKPSDFMTSCGSGSGGAMDSKRRAESWKRNRRALAYSTVGTPDYIAPEVFLQTGYGPACDCWSLGVIMYEMLIGYPPFCSENPQETYRKVMNWRETLVFPPEVPISEEAKDTIIRFCCEADRRLGAQRGIEELKLAPFFRGVDWEHIRERPAAIPVEVRSIDDTSNFDEFPDVKLEIPSAPMPQDGEVIYKDWVFINYTFKRFEGLTQRGTPTKK
- the LOC126915084 gene encoding serine/threonine-protein kinase tricornered isoform X4, whose amino-acid sequence is MVYRDTEEIRNERRPGRTSRILVRQRFVDCTRVSERVLEMAATESTIRFSGHTLDKATKAKVTLENYYSNLIAQHIERKQRLAKLEESLKDEGLSEQQKQEKRLQHAQKETEFLRLKRSRLGVEDFEPLKVIGRGAFGEVRLVQKKDTGHVYAMKILRKADMLEKEQVAHVRAERDVLVEADHQWVVKMYYSFQDPINLYLIMEFLPGGDMMTLLMKKDTLSEECTQFYISETALAIDSIHKLGFIHRDIKPDNLLLDARGHIKLSDFGLCTGLKKSHRTDFYRDLSQAKPSDFMTSCGSGSGGAMDSKRRAESWKRNRRALAYSTVGTPDYIAPEVFLQTGYGPACDCWSLGVIMYEMLIGYPPFCSENPQETYRKVMNWRETLVFPPEVPISEEAKDTIIRFCCEADRRLGAQRGIEELKLAPFFRGVDWEHIRERPAAIPVEVRSIDDTSNFDEFPDVKLEIPSAPMPQDGEVIYKDWVFINYTFKRFEGLTQRGTPTKK
- the LOC126915084 gene encoding serine/threonine-protein kinase tricornered isoform X9, with amino-acid sequence MAATESTIRFSGHTLDKATKAKVTLENYYSNLIAQHIERKQRLAKLEESLKDEGLSEQQKQEKRLQHAQKETEFLRLKRSRLGVEDFEPLKVIGRGAFGEVRLVQKKDTGHVYAMKILRKADMLEKEQVAHVRAERDVLVEADHQWVVKMYYSFQDPINLYLIMEFLPGGDMMTLLMKKDTLSEECTQFYISETALAIDSIHKLGFIHRDIKPDNLLLDARGHIKLSDFGLCTGLKKSHRTDFYRDLSQAKPSDFMTSCGSGSGGAMDSKRRAESWKRNRRALAYSTVGTPDYIAPEVFLQTGYGPACDCWSLGVIMYEMLIGYPPFCSENPQETYRKVMNWRETLVFPPEVPISEEAKDTIIRFCCEADRRLGAQRGIEELKLAPFFRGVDWEHIRERPAAIPVEVRSIDDTSNFDEFPDVKLEIPSAPMPQDGEVIYKDWVFINYTFKRFEGLTQRGTPTKK